A region from the Oceanidesulfovibrio marinus genome encodes:
- a CDS encoding 2-oxoacid:acceptor oxidoreductase family protein: MLSITCAGFGGQGVLTAGLLLAHVSMESGKEITWVPSYGSEMRGGTASCRLRIGDEPILNPYFSTIDALIGMNQDSVDTFQDAIAPGGLLIANSSMVQGGAFRDDIRVIELPATEIAGELKNPRGANLVMLGAVIGATGMVDSNEFADGIDAYFYKKGRNNPLNRECFMRGVLAAASA; this comes from the coding sequence ATGCTTAGTATCACTTGCGCAGGCTTTGGCGGACAGGGCGTGCTCACCGCTGGTTTGTTGCTGGCCCATGTCTCCATGGAGTCCGGCAAGGAGATCACCTGGGTTCCGTCCTACGGCTCCGAGATGCGCGGTGGCACGGCCAGCTGCCGGCTGCGGATCGGCGACGAGCCCATCCTGAACCCCTACTTCAGCACCATCGACGCCCTCATCGGCATGAACCAGGACTCCGTGGACACCTTTCAGGACGCCATCGCGCCTGGCGGGCTTCTCATCGCCAACTCCAGCATGGTCCAGGGCGGGGCGTTCCGCGACGACATCCGCGTCATCGAGCTCCCGGCCACCGAGATCGCCGGCGAGCTGAAGAACCCGCGCGGGGCCAACCTCGTCATGCTCGGCGCTGTCATTGGAGCCACCGGCATGGTTGATTCCAACGAATTTGCGGACGGCATCGACGCCTACTTCTACAAGAAGGGGCGCAACAACCCACTCAACCGGGAATGCTTCATGCGCGGCGTGCTGGCCGCCGCCAGCGCCTAG
- a CDS encoding acetate--CoA ligase family protein has product MSMEKLLSPKTVAIVGASEKEGFGGDTCRNVLSYANPDNVYFVNPKRDEVFGRPCCHSIADIPVDIDLVVLCTPQKTIEPLLREAAAKGAGGAVVYASGYSEVGTPEGVAAEESLKALCAELDISLMGPNCAGFINYIDRVVGFAFISDERDRTGSVGFVSQSGQLCLSFMDNKSMRFSYSISSGNSSVVTMEDYLDYLIDDAHTKVVGLYLEGVTQPEKFEKALRKAAQMRKPVVVLKAGRSEKGSKVAASHTGSLSGADVIYDALFQKFGVIRVNDAEELLATTQLFATLPTLPRQAGLASINLSGGETGICADMGEMAGIEYPDFEEETLEKLRALLPSYASPANPLDTTATISYDAEVYASVLQTVMDDPNVGLVVIGYTLLHEIADPCIHHMAKGIESVVKNGRAKPMVMLPFFENSRNPEYLDKLNGLGVPVLPPPTYGFAALRHLVDFIGYDPDENTLELAIPEKTEATGRRTLSEFESASILREYGVRTPEGSVVDTPEAAAKTADSLGYPVVMKIASADIAHKSDMGGVALNIKSADEAREAFERIMGNARTYAPDARVDGVYIQKMLPPGVEVIIGVNSDPQFGPAVLVGLGGIFVEIFRDTSLRPAPFGKDEARRMLKRLKAFPLFNGYRGQEALDVEALAETIAGVARLAAERRNEIVELDINPVFVYGKGKGICAADALVVVKD; this is encoded by the coding sequence ATGAGCATGGAAAAACTCCTGTCCCCGAAAACCGTCGCCATTGTCGGCGCGAGTGAAAAGGAAGGTTTTGGCGGCGACACTTGCCGCAACGTCCTTTCCTACGCGAACCCCGACAACGTGTACTTCGTCAACCCCAAACGGGACGAGGTGTTTGGTAGGCCGTGCTGCCACAGCATAGCGGACATTCCGGTCGACATCGACCTCGTGGTGCTCTGCACCCCGCAGAAGACCATCGAGCCGCTGCTGCGGGAAGCGGCAGCCAAGGGAGCGGGCGGCGCCGTGGTTTACGCCAGCGGCTACTCCGAGGTCGGCACCCCGGAGGGCGTCGCGGCCGAAGAAAGTCTGAAAGCCCTCTGCGCTGAGCTCGACATCTCCCTTATGGGACCCAACTGCGCAGGATTCATCAACTACATAGATCGGGTCGTCGGCTTCGCCTTCATCTCGGACGAGCGCGACCGCACCGGCTCCGTGGGGTTCGTTTCCCAAAGCGGCCAGCTCTGCCTCTCGTTCATGGACAACAAGTCCATGCGGTTCTCCTACTCCATATCCTCGGGCAACAGCTCGGTGGTAACCATGGAGGACTATCTGGACTACCTGATCGACGATGCGCACACCAAGGTCGTGGGCCTCTACCTGGAAGGCGTCACCCAGCCCGAAAAGTTTGAGAAGGCGTTGCGCAAGGCGGCCCAAATGCGCAAACCCGTCGTGGTCCTCAAGGCCGGGCGGAGCGAAAAGGGCAGCAAGGTCGCGGCGTCCCACACCGGCTCCCTCTCCGGCGCCGACGTCATCTATGACGCCCTTTTCCAAAAGTTCGGCGTAATCCGCGTCAACGACGCGGAAGAACTGCTGGCCACCACCCAATTGTTTGCAACCTTGCCAACCCTGCCCCGGCAGGCCGGCCTCGCCTCCATCAACCTTTCGGGAGGCGAAACCGGCATCTGCGCCGACATGGGAGAGATGGCGGGAATCGAATACCCCGATTTCGAGGAAGAGACGCTCGAAAAGTTGCGCGCTTTGCTGCCCTCCTATGCGAGCCCGGCCAACCCGTTGGATACCACGGCGACGATCTCCTATGACGCCGAAGTGTACGCATCGGTTCTGCAGACCGTCATGGACGATCCCAACGTAGGCCTTGTGGTGATCGGCTACACCCTGCTCCACGAGATCGCGGACCCGTGCATCCATCACATGGCCAAGGGCATCGAGAGCGTCGTCAAAAACGGCCGGGCCAAGCCCATGGTCATGCTTCCGTTCTTCGAGAACTCCCGGAACCCGGAGTACCTCGACAAATTGAACGGCCTGGGCGTCCCGGTTCTGCCGCCGCCCACCTACGGGTTCGCCGCCCTGCGCCACCTCGTCGACTTCATCGGCTACGACCCTGATGAAAACACCCTGGAGCTGGCCATTCCCGAGAAGACGGAGGCCACGGGCCGCCGGACGCTTTCCGAATTCGAGAGCGCGTCCATCCTGCGCGAGTACGGCGTGCGCACCCCGGAGGGCAGCGTTGTCGACACCCCGGAGGCCGCGGCCAAGACGGCGGATTCCCTCGGCTACCCCGTGGTCATGAAGATCGCCTCCGCCGACATCGCGCACAAGTCGGACATGGGTGGCGTGGCCCTGAACATCAAAAGCGCAGACGAAGCACGCGAAGCCTTCGAGCGCATCATGGGCAACGCCCGCACGTATGCGCCGGACGCCCGGGTGGATGGCGTCTACATCCAGAAGATGCTCCCCCCAGGCGTGGAGGTCATCATCGGCGTGAACAGCGACCCCCAGTTCGGCCCGGCCGTGCTGGTGGGCCTCGGCGGCATCTTCGTGGAGATCTTCCGCGATACGTCGCTGCGCCCCGCCCCCTTCGGAAAGGACGAGGCCAGGCGCATGCTCAAGCGGCTGAAGGCCTTCCCGCTCTTCAACGGATACCGGGGCCAGGAGGCACTGGACGTTGAGGCGCTGGCAGAAACGATCGCGGGCGTGGCCCGACTCGCCGCCGAACGGCGCAACGAAATCGTCGAGCTCGATATCAACCCCGTGTTTGTCTACGGCAAAGGCAAAGGAATCTGCGCTGCGGACGCTCTTGTCGTGGTGAAGGATTAA